TTTTCGCGAATGGATTGCTTGCCTAAGGGTTGCAACCCGCCCGCGCTGTCGTCGAAGGCATGAACGATGATCGTGTTTTCGCCGTCTTGCAAATGGTCGGTGATGTCAAACGTAAAGCGGGAATATCCGCCTTCATTTTTGCCGACAAAGAGGCCATTGACCCACACGCGAGAAATCCAGTCGCAGGCTTCAAGGTGAATCAAGACGCGCTCTGTCTTCCAGTTTGATGGGACCTCGAACGTCCGGCGATACCAGGCGTTTTTCATGAAGTCCGTACGCTGAATTCCAGACAAGGAACTTTCGCGGCAGAATGGAACTGTGATTTCTTCGGGAAACTCTTTTAACGCAAGAAACGACTCATCCGATGAATCATTGGTTTCTGCATAATCCCACACGCCGTTCAAGTTGAGCCATTCAGAGCGGACCATCTGGGGAAACGGGTGTTCGGGGCGGGGAATTTCGCCGTAAGTTGTCAGGGTGATGCAGAAAACCGTAAGACAAATAAAAAAAGGATTAAATACGCGCGTCAACATGCTGTGTTCCTTTCAGGATGACAAATTCATTAACAAGGTACCGCAAATTCGGGCGGAAAGCAAACTCCGCCTCCGCCCGAATTGTGGTCAATATAGGTTTGATAACGCAACATCAGTTTTGAAGCGTTACAAATATAGCGATGTATGAATTACGGCCCATAGCGAACAATGTTGCCGTCGCTCAGAAGGCCGTTGGTTGCGTCATAACTGATATATTGGCCTGCAAGTGGATGGCCTTGTGGATAGACGAGATTGCCGATCCATTTCTTCGTCGGACCGAAACCGCGAAATTGATATTCATATTTGTTTGCGGGGAACGCGGTTTTTTGCGCCCAATAGCTGCCGCCCCGGTCATTGCCGTTGGCCCAATAGCGCGTCCAGTAATCATAGTTGCCTTGCGTATTGCTGCCGTCTTTGGGGCCGTCACTGGTGTCGGTCGGACGTTCATTAAAGGGATCAAGCGGGATGCTGGACATATAAGAGATAGGCGTCGTCAGCGGGATATAGCGTTCGTGCATGAGTCCGCCGCGCACCGGATAAAAATTCTGGTCCATCATATACATTCGCACGGCAGTGTCGATTGTGCGGATATCGCTTTCAACGCGGGCAACTTTTGCGCGGATTTGCGCGTTCAAGAAATTCGGAACGGCGATCGCGGCGAGAATTCCAATAATGGCAACGACGATGAGTAACTCAATTAAGGTGAATGCCTTGGTCCTCATGGAAAATCCTTTTGATCGGATATGTGTTCAAATATATATTATTAGCATTTGTGTTATACGAAATGGGTGGAGGTTTGTCAATTCAAATATTGCTATCCAATATCACTTCCAGCAAACAATCATTGTGGTGTAGACAAAAAAATGGACGAGAAATAAATTCCCGTCCCAAGTCGCCATCATCTGAATTGGTTGGAGATTTTCGTAGTGATACTTCGTTTTCTGGTTTGTTTTTTGACATGCGGAGGAAACTTACATTTATCCCAAATAATTAATGGGGCAAAATAAAGTGTGAATGACCTACTCCCCTACATTCAATAAACAAAACATCAGTTAACT
The Candidatus Hinthialibacter antarcticus genome window above contains:
- a CDS encoding prepilin-type N-terminal cleavage/methylation domain-containing protein, producing the protein MRTKAFTLIELLIVVAIIGILAAIAVPNFLNAQIRAKVARVESDIRTIDTAVRMYMMDQNFYPVRGGLMHERYIPLTTPISYMSSIPLDPFNERPTDTSDGPKDGSNTQGNYDYWTRYWANGNDRGGSYWAQKTAFPANKYEYQFRGFGPTKKWIGNLVYPQGHPLAGQYISYDATNGLLSDGNIVRYGP